The following coding sequences lie in one Peribacillus frigoritolerans genomic window:
- a CDS encoding adenine deaminase C-terminal domain-containing protein: MRMDMLVRDINVFNSYFKRFIKGNAAIKDGKFYYIGERELDAFEPDRIVDGQGKYMVPGLIDIHLHIESTMVTPATFSYGLIKNGVTTIVPEPHEMANVFGISGVKEMIKASQDCVADMFYAIPSSVPATSMETTGGSIEIDDIDELMQTEDIICLGEIMNYYEVITDPDCKTNKILSHIRSRYPDLIIEGHVPKLLDLDLQKIINAGVNSDHTHQTVEGMDARIAAGMFIEIQEKSMTEEVMNYLKENQVDEHFCFVTDDVMTDSFQKRGHLNVLLKKAIQMGMTPEKAIYACTYTPAQRMRMYDRGAIAPGKTADFVLLSDLETFEIEQVYKNGELVYESSRPYVQEVKEEQFPEHFYQSVKLAELTENDFNITIPDRLESSMCRIINVQNGSTFTSETHDRIEGKNGQLGWEESPYGLIATFERYGKNGNRAHGLITGDVLKRGAVATTYSHDNHNLLVIGHNKQDMMIAANEVIRKQGGVCCVEGGKVLSMIPLPVGGILSEETMDIVSKQVQHLTDALKSLGYEHYNVIMSLSTLSLPVSPALKITDHGLINVNKGKTVPLIMSDEA, translated from the coding sequence ATGCGAATGGATATGCTTGTAAGAGATATCAACGTGTTTAACAGCTATTTTAAAAGATTCATTAAAGGGAATGCAGCCATCAAGGATGGAAAGTTCTATTATATTGGAGAACGTGAATTGGATGCCTTCGAGCCGGATCGAATCGTCGATGGACAGGGGAAGTATATGGTTCCAGGTCTGATCGATATCCATCTCCACATTGAAAGTACAATGGTGACGCCTGCGACTTTTTCCTACGGGTTAATCAAAAATGGCGTGACGACGATCGTGCCGGAACCGCATGAAATGGCCAATGTTTTCGGCATTTCCGGTGTGAAGGAAATGATCAAAGCAAGTCAAGATTGCGTAGCGGATATGTTTTATGCCATCCCGAGTTCCGTTCCAGCCACATCGATGGAAACAACAGGCGGTTCGATCGAAATAGATGATATTGACGAATTGATGCAAACGGAGGACATTATATGTCTCGGCGAGATTATGAATTACTATGAGGTCATAACCGACCCGGATTGCAAAACGAATAAGATCTTGTCCCATATCCGTTCCCGTTATCCTGATCTGATCATAGAGGGGCATGTTCCAAAGCTGCTCGACTTGGACTTGCAAAAGATTATAAATGCCGGAGTGAATTCAGATCATACACACCAGACCGTGGAAGGGATGGATGCGAGGATCGCTGCCGGGATGTTCATTGAGATTCAAGAGAAATCAATGACTGAAGAAGTGATGAATTACTTGAAGGAAAATCAGGTGGATGAACATTTCTGCTTTGTCACCGATGATGTCATGACCGACTCTTTCCAAAAAAGGGGACATCTTAATGTCCTTTTAAAGAAAGCAATCCAAATGGGGATGACTCCGGAAAAAGCCATTTATGCATGCACCTATACACCTGCACAGCGGATGAGGATGTATGACCGCGGCGCCATTGCACCTGGAAAAACGGCAGACTTCGTGCTGCTATCGGACTTGGAAACATTTGAAATTGAACAAGTATACAAAAATGGTGAGCTAGTTTATGAATCTTCACGTCCATATGTACAAGAAGTGAAGGAAGAACAATTTCCTGAGCATTTCTATCAAAGTGTGAAGCTTGCGGAACTTACCGAAAACGATTTTAACATCACGATCCCGGATAGGCTTGAAAGCAGCATGTGCCGGATCATAAACGTGCAGAACGGTTCTACTTTCACATCTGAAACCCATGATCGTATCGAAGGGAAGAATGGTCAATTAGGCTGGGAAGAAAGCCCTTATGGTTTAATCGCCACATTCGAACGATACGGGAAAAACGGTAATCGGGCGCACGGGTTGATCACCGGCGATGTATTGAAGCGTGGAGCTGTCGCCACAACCTATTCGCATGATAACCATAACCTTCTGGTGATTGGCCATAATAAGCAGGATATGATGATTGCCGCTAACGAAGTGATTAGGAAGCAAGGGGGAGTCTGCTGTGTTGAAGGTGGCAAGGTCTTATCGATGATTCCTCTTCCGGTAGGAGGGATTCTTTCCGAAGAGACGATGGACATCGTATCAAAGCAGGTTCAGCACCTGACAGATGCACTTAAATCGTTAGGCTACGAACATTATAATGTCATCATGTCATTAAGCACCTTATCGCTTCCTGTCAGCCCGGCTCTGAAAATAACCGACCATGGATTGATCAACGTGAACAAAGGGAAAACAGTCCCTCTCATAATGAGTGATGAAGCTTAA